cattaccaagcttaaaaccatggaagcacctgggctgaatagagatatcggattcttatctcattatgcatgatcaagctttctttagcacctcagcccaggactaattgcagccatcagcagccattaacacccatctacaggtttaccactcccatcagcccatctcccattcccacccacccccaccaccctctgtatatatatagggtctgacacttctgtttctagtgtatctgaagaagtgtgcatgcacacgaaagctcataccaaaatataaacttagttggtctttaaggtgctactgaaggaatttttttattttgctttccctgcCTTTGTTCAGGCACAAAGATCTTACACTGATTTTAgtacaaaataataattccaCATGAGTGGCATAGTCTCCACCTCTCTAGctcagccagtgtgatgtagtggttaagagcgctaagactcataatctggggaaccgggttcacgtctccgttcctccacatgcagctgctgggtgaccttgggctaatcacacttctttgaagtctttcagccccactcacctcacagagtgtttgttgtgggggaggaagggaaaggagaatgttcgccgctttgagactccttcgggtagtgataaagcgggatatcaaattcaaactcttcttcttcttcttcttcttcttcttcttcttcttcttcttcttcttcttcttcttcttcttcttctcctcctcctcctcctcctcctcctcctcctcctcctcaagaaTCCTGATTGCCTTGTGCCTTGAGATTAGGCATTAAATATCCCAGTTTATGGTGGCTGGTTTTAATACCTAATACTTCCTGAAAGTCTTGATCACCACTAATACTTTTCAGGATGGGCAACTCTTCAAAATAGGAATTTCTTTATTACATTGCTTTAACAATACTTTTGAGTGCCTCGatttccctgcttcccatttgCTGCTGAACCAGACTTAATTTAATTTCCCAAGAGACCTTGGTGGCACTCTGAGCAGAGTGCATCTTAGGTGGCTACGGTAGCAAAACTCCTGTGTACAGGAAGGTAATTCCATGAGTGTGCAGCACTGCTTCCACAATACAAATCACTTCCTGAGAAGCTATAATTTGAAATGAAAAGTAGCTTGTTATTGAAGAGGAAGATTTTCAGTGACCCTGATGAAATATTTGTATGCCTatgattttctttcttattttgcttAGTCAATTGAAGAAAATGAAGTTTATTTACCTAACGATGAGCTGTGGATCTATGAAATTGACAGTGGATTATGgtaaggcatctcaaggcagccctgtttagggaagcttttaatgtttgatggatttctgtattttagaatttctgtttttttggaagccgcccagagtggctgggggaacccggccagatgggcggggtataaataataaattattattattattataagtcaTATTATTTACTGGCAATTTTTAACAAGGCCTTTGTATCACAAGCCTTCATAACTGTTGCAAAAGGAACGATCCTAAATTCCCTGTGTAAAAGTAACTCCCATGGATTTTTATGGAATTTCtgcataatgttgttgttgttgctgctttttacTGGCACCTTCCACATGAAAAGCAAATGGCCTAATCCTGGAGTGCGAAGTATGTGCCTAGCTGCCTTTCCGTTGTGGCTGGTGGAAAGTTCTGCATAATTTGGAAGCACCGTGCCTCTAAAAACCCACagagtggctgttgttgttgttgttgtttagtcatgtccgactcttcgtgaccccatggaccagagcacgccaggcactcctgtcttccactgcctcccgcagtttggccagactcatgttggtgactttgagaacactgtccaaccatctcgtcctccgtcgtccccttctccttgtgccctcaatctttcccaacatcagggtcttttccagggagtcttctcgtctcattaggaggccaaagtattggagcctcagcttcaggatctgtccttccagtgagcactcagggctgatttccttcagaatggataggtttgatcttcttgcagtccatgggactctcaagagtctcctccagcaccataattcaaaagcatcaattcttcggcgatcagccttctttatggtccagctctcacttccatacatcactactgggaaaaccataatacagtcatacctcggtttaagtacgcttcagtttgaatactttcagtttaagtactccgcagacccgtctggaaaggattaatccactttccattgctttcaatgggaaagttcgcttcaggttaagtacgcttcaggttaagtacagacttccggaaccaattgtgtacttaaaccgaggtaccactgtatgtgctggAAAAAAGGTATCAgtgtttctccttcctttttattgTATTGCTGCGACTAGTCCTGGAGGCTTTGTGACAGTGGACACACCCCAGGAGTGGCTTTGACAGGCCAGACAaaacaggtgagggtagctgacgggtgagggacttcctctgcatgtaaaGGCAGCCTCTGGcggattgagcagacgagaccaacagtgggtccaatAGTCAAGAAGGCGGTGTCTGCATATGCTTTAGAGAGAAGTGAGGAGccgcctgggaaggtagcccatctaggagaagggaaactctgaccctaaacctctgctgccttgttggatagcttcaggagaagaaaaggctaaggagtaaaccctacacaaatccggagagGAGTCtgtaagacagttggatggtgcctgaatgtattgctctgcttttattTGGACCACAGCAAGGCGGAGTGGGGGCcatcccaggacctccattcacactgcccaggcttgcacaccagggaggtcactttgatgctcctaatgcagcagtttgactttatccccagaggcacactccactgtctcttgagacaaagATACATGCCAATAGTAGGTTGTGTTGTGTCCAGGGATGCCACCAGTGGAGTCTGGTCCATTAGGACAAACGGGGCACTGCCCAGCCAACCTCAGCCTACCCTTTGCTAACTACTACCtgtattttattacatatttcattcattaattGCTTCCCATGAGGGCTTCCGAAAGAATTTACTCCTGAACCTGTGGGCCAAATTATGGGGTTTCTTATGCTCGCTGAATTACAGGTCGATGCATCTGATGGAAGGTGAATTGCCTCCATCCATGTCTGGAAGTTGCGGAGCGTCTGTTAATggaaagctctacatctttggaGGATATGACGACAAAGGATACAGCAATCGGGTAAAGGGTTCCTTTATTTTTAGAAACTTTCGGATAGAATTACCAAGCTTGTTAAGGATGAAATAGTATAGTACCTGTAGTGATAATTAAAATGTTCAAGAAATCAACATTatcttttgattttattttcacACGGATATAACTGTGGCTAGAACCAAAAGAACAACTTTAGGGCATGCCCAAGTATTTGAACCACCGAacctaccacacacacaaaatcttttAACCCTCCTCCTAATTTCCATAATGGTTTGCCATGTGATGTGGGGGCTTATGTTTGAAAAGCAGCCTAATTGGGTGTGTGTAATTTGTTTTGCAGTTCTGTACATTTTATGCTGCTACCAAAAGAAGGGCAGCAACTCAGTGTGAATTTGATGACCAGTTTGTTATGCTGCCATTCAAAATTTATATAAGCCTGCAGAGCTGCCCTTTGATGTCAGAGGGACTCTGCTTGACACCAATGTTTAGGAACTAGATTCTGTGGAGTAACTAGATTCTATAACTCTTTATGATGGGGCATCACAGTAATTAATTTTAGTAGAAGTTGTGTCCAAACATAAATTGAGAGGTTAAGCCtttctgcttcattttatttctttggaaTTTATGTTGCTGTTGTGGAAAAGGTTAAGGACAGTCTGACTTTCAAAAGTTAAAATTAGAATACGGAAGTCCCCTACAAAGAGAGGTGCTGCTCATTATTAGCAGTGAGGAAgtggaggaagaggaatttaAGCCTTTTCTATTAAAACTATAAAGGACTAAATATTACCGGTTGTTCTCTCCAGACACCACTTTTGCCAATTAGCACTTCATTTTTTCCCAGAATTTTGCTGTGTGTTGAAAGTGTCTTAATTTCCTTTTAAGCTCTATTATGTTAATTTGCGAACAAGAAATGGAACCTATTTGTGGAAAAAAATCAcagactttaaaggtcagcctcCTACACCACGTGACAAACTTGCCTGCTGGGTGTATAAAGACAGGTAATTGTCATGGGtgatttcacaaatggggaggtgGCATTAGCTGGTGAACAGACCAGGTTGTAATTCTGTGTGGCTTGATGACCTTTGTCTTCCCTTAATTCACTTGTGCTTCTGTTCCTTCACTTATAAAATGAGAATTGTGCTGATGTCAACAGCCTGCAAATTATGTGTGAGGCATGATATTGGATAGGATTAGAGCCCAAGGCAATATTAAAACCTTATTAAATGACAGTGTTTCACTGACTTAGAAAGATTAGATGATTAAAATATGAGTGCATATTTGAGTTTTTCTCTGCTGATTGATCTGCATTTTACTCTTTTAATGCCTTTTACTCTTAAATGCCTTGCTCCAGTAGTTCCTTGCACACTGGAGGGTGGGAAGGTTTCACACACAAGGAGAACTGAAACAAGATGATTGCAGATCTCAAATAATTCTAGAGCTGCCTTCTCTAACCTGCTGCCTTCTAGATGTgtgagttgtagtcaaaaatgtGTAGAAGGCaacaggttagggaaggctgctctagaggACTTAAATTAGGGCATCTGACCTCTTAGATCTAATGGCCAGGAATAAATTTGTAAATtttaattctgatttttttttaaaggctcatcTATTTTGGTGGCTATGGCTGTAGAAAGCAAAGTGAGCTGAGTGACTGTTTTGATGTTCATGATGCATATTGGGTAAGAGATCTGTCACAGTTTCAGATAAAGAAGACCCTGCGTTGGATGGAATATTAGCAGTGGTTTTATTGTCTTTTATTCCTTCTCACCTACTGTttcacctttttcttttcttttagggagAACGGATATTCTGGGGATGGCACAATGACGTTCATGTTTTTGATACAACTACACAAACTTGGTATCAGCCAAAAATTAAAGTAAGTGTTATTTAATAACAAGTGTTTGTTAATAACAAACTCTGGGTTTGTTATTGTCATATTTCTTTGTCCTCCAGAGGCTTTCCAAACACAATCTCACATATCTTTCCTTATGCTCTTGGATTGATATGAATATtctaaatcatttatttatttatcaaaatattTCTAGGCTGCTTTTAAGGGTAATGCCCTACCATAGGAAAAACCAATCTGcaaacacaaacattttaaagtatttctaAGAAATAAAAACCTATTGCAGTCTTAGGAGAAGACAGCAGCGAACCAAACTGGTTTTGAGGCCAGTTTGAATGCCTGAACTGAAGAGGCCAATGCAATCCACACAGAAGAGACATCATAGGTGAACCTAGACAGGATGCCCATTCTGTGTTTTAGTGCTAGGCAACTTTGTTGATCTTTCCAGTGGTAAGATACCCATATCCATGTAGGACCTTCAATGCAGATGTTAACGTGCAGGCAAAAATCATATGGGTGAAGCCGATAACCTGATTCCAAACTTTCAGGGACTTAGGTTAACACAACCATTTTTAAATTGGCCCCAGAAACTCACAGACAGGATTGATTTTGAATATTCTGACTTTCCGGTCCATACCAGAATGTAGGCAGTCAATTCATTCAGCAGCAATTGAAGTTTctaaaccatcttcaaaggcagtcctGATTCAAGCGCATTACAGCAGTCCTAAGAATCACAGCAGTACTTCTTTTGTCTTTGCTTGCAGAATGGAGTTCCACCTCAGCCACGAGCAGCACATTCATGCACAGTCCTGGGAAATAAAGGTTACGTGTTTGGAGGCCGTGTTTTGGTTTGTACTGATTTTATGTTTACGCTATGAAAAAAACAGGAGAAGAGGGATGTGTCAGTGCTGGAAAGGGGAAAGCACTcaactttgaaataaaaataagtattGAAATGGTGGGGCCTGCTGTGAGGGAAAGGAGAGCctattttcctttttaataagAGCTGCAGTGTTTTGAAAAGTGAGTCAACCTTTACCAAACTAACAGAGTTCCAAATGCAATCTATAGATACTGCTCCCCAAAATATACATTTCATGTAAAATATATCTTCTAGGAAAATACTTTGGATTGTAGTAGGTACTAATGTAATGGGAAAATGCATGTAATGTTTAGCAAGGTTAGGCTACAATTGTGTTTATACTTCTGCTGCCTGCAGGACCAGAGACAGTCTGCCTCCGAGTATCGCCAGGAGAGAACTCTTGCCCTTGGGTCCATTTGTggatttcccaaaggcatctctaTGTGGACAGGATACAGAGGAGCAATTCCAATTAAGTGGGGAGGGCactgttgcacccaggtcctcTTTGAGGCCTTCCCATCCTTGCATCTGGTGGGCTGTTAGTGGAGCTGGATGCTGGTCTAGATCCAGTAGGGCTGCccttacagtgggacctcaacttacgagctcctcgacatccgatgttttcgactTACAAGCGGGAAAAGTGGTCGCGGGCTTACGATTTTTcagacatccgaacggaaaacccgttcgcggctagatgcggtttccttgacttacgagtttttagaggcggtttcctcgacttacgaatttttccgtttccaatgcattcctatgggaaaccacttttcctatgggaaactcaactTACGACGTTTtcaacctacgagtgtgcattcagaacagattaaattcataagttgaggtcccactgtatttttttaaaatgaaaatgcagatTGCATTTGAAGTTGCTGTGATCAAGAATTATAACATAAATATATGATTCATGCTGGTAGAAAATTGATTGTGTTGGCTGGGtggagctcatgggagttgtagttcagaacatctggaggttaCCAGGTCAGGAAATATTGCCTTAATCCATAAAGAACACAATCTGTCTTGAAACAGCTGCAATTTGCCCATTTGAGGAGTTCTCAGACAGAATCTATTACTTGGCTTTCCTTTGAAAATCATTCTGAAAGGCTGTATTGTCATATTTCTTAattaaacttttttattttaacagcaaAAAAGAATGAATGATTTACATTCTTTGAATCTGGATACCTGGGTTTGGTCAGGAGAGTAAGTTTTTCCTCATGTCATAGCTCTGTTGTATGTAACAATTCATGTTCAATGTATTTGTATATTTAATCCTGAATACTCGCATcattactttctttttgtttttctctgattttcttttggggggggagcttgaGCTAAAAAGCTGCTCTTTGTTATGCTTAAAATAACAACGATGCCCTTTTTAGATCATTGTTTTAGGGTGGTAAACAGCAATATGGTTTTGGGGAACATTTATTTGGATTGCGTGGAAATCTCAGTTTGACATATCTTTGAAGTACGTTTAGCCATTCTTATGAGTGTTCTCAGACTGGGAAAACAGTATTttgtaaaggaaggaaggaaggaaggaaggaaggaaggaaggaaggaaggaaggaaggaaggaaggaaggaattctaTAAGGACAGATTCCATTAGCTGTCCCTCCTTTAATTTTTGTTTGATGTTAAATTAGTAGTATTTATTGTTCTGGGCCTCAGACCCAATGGATTTATTAGCATATTACAcatttattacatatttattaCACATGCCAAGCCTCTAAGGAGAACAGGGTCCATAGCCCCCTTCTCACCAGTATCAGATAGTGCTTTTGTTAGGAGCCTGCctccttggcagctatggattcctGATTTTGAAAGCCAAGGAGAGTCCCTAGGCAGATCTTGGGATTTTCATGGAGCCTAAGAATGTCCCAAGAGGAGGTTCCCAAGAGCAAAAAGACTTGAAAAATAGAGCATTACCCATGGGAAGGACTCTCACTGGCAGTGGTGCAGTAAGCAAGCGCTCTGTAAGCAAATCACCTGACGTGAATGCTGGCTTCGCAAAATAGTTGTTCCCGCCACCTGAAAGATGCTAAACTGCCCACCCaataattattttgtttgtttcttgaatTATGCAGgacttttggttttttttgcttgcttttcctAGAATTTGTACAAATGGAGAAAAACCAGGAGGCAGATCATGGCATACTTTGACATCTGTAACAGATAGTAAACTTTTCCTGTTTGGTGGGCTGAGTTCAGACAATGTACCTTTAAGTAAGTACAGTAATTTGATATTAATTGAAATTGATTGCTATCactttatttattcaaaattatTGAGTACACTGTGCTAAGAGGGAAGCAATTTACAACTGAATGATTTGTGTGATTAACAAACTATAATGCTAAGATAAATTAAAAACTTGTTTGTCAATGAATTGCTTGCACAGTAGCAACAGAAAAACTCTGGATACATGATTCTTGACGGACAAGTCAAAGAACTGCAGCCAGCTGAAGATAAAATCAGTGtaggaatgtttttttaaaattgttcctTTAGTTTTTAGTTTCAGacttggcatttttttaaaaaaaaacatgcagttACTTAGGGGTAAATCTATCTGTAGAGCTTACTTCTAACTAAACAGACATAGggtaaaattttattatttcttgaaAGCAGTTTTATCCAGGTCTTCAGACAAAAGAGATTCTCAGAGCACCTTTCCTTCTAACAAAGCTGCTTTGAGTTCTGGGTACTTTCCATCTCCAGCCAATAGGCGTTTTGAAGATATCTGGGCTTTAAAATGGTATCCCTGCCTCCCAAGACTAGTTTCTTGTCTGCCTCTGCAGCAGAAGTCTGAAATGTGCAACCTAGTCTGCAGCCTGTCACAACTGGGATTTTTAACAGACAGAAGGGGAAAGTGGTGAAAAGAAGAGGACTCGCGTAGCAGCCCAAGCAGAGATGCTGAATGTTTGTGAAACATAGTGTGGTCCCAGTCCAAAGAACCATGTAACTAGTCAAGTCTATGCTCAAGGAGGCTTCAAGTAACAACACCCCTCCTTGCCACCACTTTTGTAACTGAAGTGAATTTTAAAAGCAGGTAGTGCTGATATGGTTAAGTCCAGCTGCTCCTTGTTTCAGGTCCACAGTTGCCCCAGTTTTTCATATTCAGTatcatttttttcatgtttaAACACGAAACATAATATATTGCATAACTTAAATGGTCTCTTATTatcaacatgtgtgtgtgttttaagaaaataaatagcaGTAATTATGCATCTTTATTTTCAGGTGATGGTTGGATTTATGATGTCGCAAGAAACAAATGGCAACAACTTACATACTTACCAAAGAGCATACCGAGGTACAATCAGAGGCGTACCTGGGGGTTGGTGAAACCAGCCCCCAaccggggcgcaagcctggggggaggggagttcaaATATCACCTATCAGACTGTGGATTGTATGATGTAGATGTGTGTGGTGACTTGCCGCCACTGTCATGATGAAATCAAACATAGGAGAAGCTTCTCATCTTTTTTGCGCCATGGCACAAAGGCATGCTAATTCTTTTGCCCTTCCTCCTTGCCTCTCCTTCACTCCGGATGCTTTGAGTAGTTGGGTCACATAAAATGTAGTCatttctaatgtggctattgCAGTAACGTGTTGCTTTTTCTGAGGGCAGGGGGCCAATACAATTTCTTTCGAAGGGTTTGAGGTCACCTAGGCATGCCTCTGGGTACAATAAACTAATCAACTTTTTCTGGAATTGAAAAAAAGTATGAATAGATCATTATGTCATGTTCAACAACGGAGCATAGGCTTGGATCCAGTGCAAGTATAAACTTCTGTTCAGGCAAGGGGGTGATCCGATTCTCACATCAGATGTTGTCCCGTAGGGTCCCCTGAACTTCTGGAGTGGGAGGGTGGAGGCAGGAAAGCCCTGTTAGACAAGTGGAAGTCTCATCATAGGTCCTAGAATCCAACCAggtatctttaaaaaacaaacaaaaatgaattgTGCACAGTTTCAGTTAACTTTATCCTATATCTCTGTCTGAGCCAGTGATATAATTTTCCAGATGATACTTAAAAAGGTATCAGTATAGATACATACGATTGTGAAGAAAGAATATTTGATGAATTTCACATAATCATGCACACCTATTTGGAAGAAAGTCACATTGACttcaggagaaattgcttgcctGGTTCATGCGATTGGGATGGCGGCCTTAAAGCCCTGATTCAAATAAATATCTACATGGGTCAGGGAGTGAGACTGCATCCACacgttctatttatttatttgtgtgtgttggtgtgtgtaGGCTGCACTATAACAAAACATTCTTGATATGCCTGTTTTCAGAGGGCCTGCATGTTGGCTTCAGCTGTGCAGGCCCTGTGCAAATATTATAAACTGCAGACTGAAGGCTGAACAGGTGCCACCAAGGTGGATGCAATTACACTCCCAGACCACAGCTAGTCTCTACACTAGATAGAAGCTGATTTAAACTGAGCCAAACTATCACTTCCCCCCTCCATTCCAATGAAGTCTCTACCCCCAATGTTTTAGGTAGACCGCACAGCAGCACACACTAACCATAACATATTTTGATATGTAGAATCTTCTCGTATTAAAGCAATTAGATATAAAATTAGATTGAAATCAAACTGAGATTTTCCTTCTCCATGTTTGCTTTAGAAATGCAGACGTAGGGGGTTTCTCCTTAGCTTAGCTGCAGCCAAGCCACTAGGAATATGAAAAATATGCACAGACCCTTCTAAGCAACTCCTCCCTCTGTGGAGGGCAGGGATCAATAACTGTTGGCCCAATGACCACATCTGCTTTCCCGGGGAGTACTTTGGAGTCAAGAGAGCTGTGTGGAAGGTCTGTCAGACCACTTTGGAGAGGTGGGCCTCTCAGCTTCCCCTTCCCAAAGGAGCCTCTTGTAAAACTAGCTGCTAACTGGAAACTACCAGCAGGTAGTGGCCCTCTCCAGGGAATCAAATAATCAAATGTTAAACAAAGTGCATTTGCGTTTCTGCTAAGATTTTTAAGTAAATGTTTTAATCCAGAGAAAGTTGGCCTCAGAACAATAGTTTGAAGCCAACAGGACCTAAGACTGCAATTTTCTAAACATGC
The nucleotide sequence above comes from Zootoca vivipara chromosome 1, rZooViv1.1, whole genome shotgun sequence. Encoded proteins:
- the KLHDC1 gene encoding kelch domain-containing protein 1 isoform X3 produces the protein MAAATPPSAAAAAASPPLQEFSVAEERSGHCAVVDGGYLYVWGGYVSIEENEVYLPNDELWIYEIDSGLWSMHLMEGELPPSMSGSCGASVNGKLYIFGGYDDKGYSNRLYYVNLRTRNGTYLWKKITDFKGQPPTPRDKLACWVYKDRLIYFGGYGCRKQSELSDCFDVHDAYWGERIFWGWHNDVHVFDTTTQTWYQPKIKNGVPPQPRAAHSCTVLGNKGYVFGGRVLQKRMNDLHSLNLDTWVWSGEICTNGEKPGGRSWHTLTSVTDSKLFLFGGLSSDNVPLSDGWIYDVARNKWQQLTYLPKSIPRLWHTACLGKEGEVMVFGGSKDDLHFMDTTEP
- the KLHDC1 gene encoding kelch domain-containing protein 1 isoform X1, yielding MAAATPPSAAAAAASPPLQEFSVAEERSGHCAVVDGGYLYVWGGYVSIEENEVYLPNDELWIYEIDSGLWSMHLMEGELPPSMSGSCGASVNGKLYIFGGYDDKGYSNRLYYVNLRTRNGTYLWKKITDFKGQPPTPRDKLACWVYKDRLIYFGGYGCRKQSELSDCFDVHDAYWGERIFWGWHNDVHVFDTTTQTWYQPKIKNGVPPQPRAAHSCTVLGNKGYVFGGRVLQKRMNDLHSLNLDTWVWSGEICTNGEKPGGRSWHTLTSVTDSKLFLFGGLSSDNVPLSDGWIYDVARNKWQQLTYLPKSIPRLWHTACLGKEGEVMVFGGSKDDLHFMDTGHCSDLLIFQTQPYSLLRLSLDCIGKNAALLENQLSWLPSRLLEEAMDKITFWAAVSRRQERKAEEAAQDQINVS
- the KLHDC1 gene encoding kelch domain-containing protein 1 isoform X2; this encodes MHLMEGELPPSMSGSCGASVNGKLYIFGGYDDKGYSNRLYYVNLRTRNGTYLWKKITDFKGQPPTPRDKLACWVYKDRLIYFGGYGCRKQSELSDCFDVHDAYWGERIFWGWHNDVHVFDTTTQTWYQPKIKNGVPPQPRAAHSCTVLGNKGYVFGGRVLQKRMNDLHSLNLDTWVWSGEICTNGEKPGGRSWHTLTSVTDSKLFLFGGLSSDNVPLSDGWIYDVARNKWQQLTYLPKSIPRLWHTACLGKEGEVMVFGGSKDDLHFMDTGHCSDLLIFQTQPYSLLRLSLDCIGKNAALLENQLSWLPSRLLEEAMDKITFWAAVSRRQERKAEEAAQDQINVS